The nucleotide window TGGCTTAAAGTCTTCGCCCTTGCTCAATGAGATCACATGCTCAATGAGACgcacaaggtgtgggttcaataaCGGCTGTGGAGAGGGAATTTTGTGATTCTCCTGCTCACACTGATTtaagggccttggtgacaataaactgtGATTGGTGATTGTTTGTCCTACTTATAGGGCATGGGAAagtgagtaacttgccaaatgtggGTGGCTTACCCCAGGCTCTCGAGTCTCgcccacctataaaactgacaaccagcatcagtgaaaaattttggaGTGTGGCTATGaacatcagtcaatcaatcaatcaatgttaTTCAGTAAACCATATAAAACCAAACATAATGTGATACTCGGACTATTTCAAACTATTCTTACTTGAAGCTGTAATTTATTCTCTTGAATGACAGGTAAGAACTTGAAGTTTTAATGTTGCAATATTATTTTGGTCATAATTATAAAACAAAGAGGTGTCTCATTGTGTGCCTGTCACAAATGCTGACCTATtgatagtgctgcctcactggaacacctggccaaagacaccaaacataatgctccattcagtcacagtatactgacaccttaCAGACCAGTGTTCGGTTTTTCCCCAGTATTAGTGAGTGTTAAGACTGTCAAGTATCAAGAATGGCATTTTTCCAGGGATAATGGCTATCTTATTCAGGCCGAGTCAGTGTAAACCAGAATGATTAGGTGACGAGGGCAGAACCCCGAGTTGACAAGATTGCAACCAGTATATCATTATGACCCACAGCAtagaaacattttgtgaaaaagatTTGTTTGTGGCTCCACCTGGCTCAAACCAGACTTCTGAGAAGTTGGATATTCTTCAGGACCGCATAATGCACAAAAATATATGTGATGTAATGTAAGACAAACATCATGAAAACAAGCATGAAAGTAGACAGGTTTACTTAGAAATAATGTTATGGAtttccatgtgtacatgtacttgctgcaAGCAGATAAAGCCATCTATGAAAGCCTCACTAGCTATTTAAAGCATCAGTGATACAGTCAGTGTAGGTATACTGATGTTTGAATGTTACTGAGtctatatttacaaatacatatttatttacaaatatatactgTGTGGCTAGTATCTAcaattttctcatttttctcaTAATTAAAATCAACACTCAGTGGAAAATCAAACACGTTGACAAATATTAAATGCCCTCTAAGATTTGCTCAACATTCAGGAAACCATCCATATCATGAGTTATtctaacacatacatgtaagtgcagcCAAGTATCACATAGTGGACATCTGCATCACAACATCACTGTGGACATCTGAATCATATGCTGCTTTGGACATCTGTATCACACCAATGTGGACATTTATTTCACATGATGTGTATCACGCATGGTAGTGGACATCTTCATCACATGCTGTTGTGGACATCCCTATCACATGATGTAGTGGATATCTAAACACCATTGTGGACATTGGTTTCACAAGCTGTTGTGGACACCTGTATCACATGTGGTTGTGAATATCTGTATCACATCATGCTGTTGTGGACATCTGTATCACACACTGCACCACATGCTTTTATAGACATTTGTGTCAAATACTACTGTGGAAATCTGTATCACATACGACTGTGGACATCTGTATTGCACACCAATGTGGACATTCgtttcacatgttgttgtgaACATTTGTATCATATGCTGTTGTGAACATCTGTATCACATCATGCTGTTGTGGACATCTGTATCACATTGTTGCAGGCCTCTGGCACAGTTGTGGATATCTGCATCACATGGTTGTGGACATCTGCATCACATATGGTTGTGGACATCTGCATCACATATGGTTGTGGATATCTCATCACATATGGTTGTGGACATCTGTATCACACCTGTGCACGTTTTACCGCATGCTGTTGTGGATATCTATATCACATGCTGTTGCAGATGTCTGTATCACACACAACTGGTCATCTGCATCTGTTATTGTGGACATCTGTATCACACACAGTTGTGGACATCTGTATCACACACAGTTGTGGACATCTGTATCGCACACAATTGTGGACATGTATCACACAATCGTGGACATTTTACCACATTCTGTTGCAGCCATCTGTATCACATGTGGTTGTGGACACCTGAGTTTCTTGTAACTGTAATATAATCATCTGGGACCACTTCTTCAAAATTAAGTTGTACGTAAAATGGCACTGTATTGGCCAAGGATTATCGTGCACAACAAAAGTTAACGGCATAACAACTGACACACCTGTGGCAAGGACCAAGTACCACACTACCACTACACACCTGAATATGTGCAGGGGAAAATTGCCAGCTGTgtcaaaaaacagaaatattaccTCTTGTAGTTTCCTCTTCCAGTTTATATTGTTACATCTCCCAGTCATCAGCCAGTGTTCATCTGCACATACTTCTAAATGCAGATGCCTCTGACCTCATTTGTACCAGCAGTACACCACTACCACAAGATAGGACTAGTCATCTTTGTCTATATACAGTAATGTACGATCCTCCAGCTGACAGTCCACTAAAGTCTGCGACAAGTCATTGAATATTCGCTTTGGGGAATTCTGAATCAAACTGAATCCATTAAAGTTTAGTCCACTCTCAGTTTCTACAAACTGTAGCACTGACTGCAGGGAAGATGCGACTGGAAAACACTGCTGGAACCTCCGTCCATCTGGAAGCTTTAGAGCAATCGTTAGTTTTTCCGGTCTGTCATCTGACCTCCCTGGTGACAGTATATCCAGCGTAAGATTCTCAGCAGTGACATTCCCATTCTCCTCTTTTTCTGTCCTGTTGGGAGACATAACCCGGTTTACATGCGAAGACTTTTCACCAAGAGTTGTCTTCTGTCTTGTCTGAATGGTTGAGGTTGTCTCCCTTCTTCCCTGAGTCACTAAGGTCTGCCTAGTaaaatctgttgatttattGTAGCCTGCTGAATAACATGCCTCAGATGAGTCCTCGCCTGAAGGCACACAAATGTCCACACTGAGTTTGCGGAATGAGTTACTAAGATCTGTTGTGTCCCCAATGTCCGTTTCAAACTGATGAACAGTCCGGTAGCCAATAGGGGGCAAAGGGTTGTATTTTGACAAGGAAGATGATGGTCGTGATACAGACACTGAAGATGCTCTGGAATATACATCTCTGGAAGGGTTGTCAGTAGAACTTCCTTGGGATAAACCTAAAGAATAAACACATTGATATAATCACTTAATTCATTCGGTCTTGTCTGGGAAGTtaccgtaatgacccaggagtctctcaccaatgcggtcgctgtgagttcaagtccagctcatgctggcttcctctccggccataagtgggaaggtctgccagcaacctgtagatggttgtgggtttccacccaccataatgctggctgccgtcgtataagtgaaatattctggagtacagcataaaacaccaatcaaataaataaatcatggggAAGCTTTTTAGATGAACTGTGAAAAGCCGTGGGCACATTTTGAAAGCACTTACGAGATTCATACAAGTTGTAGCTAGTTTTCTCTCGGCTTGGAGGTCGAAACTGGGAAGCTCTGCGACTGGTTGATCGTGCTGAAGGAGGACGATGGGGAGGAGCTGGCTGGTAACCATGGTGATGACCTGGTTGTACCATCTTTAACAACTCGTTCGTTTTTGTAGACTGTGGCTGAGAACAGGGCACAGTACgttgaaattttctgaaaaaagaaagaaacttaTGATGATTCTGTATGAATAACAAGCACTCTTTACCCTAACAATTTTAGCCATGTAGGtatttttaatgttaatgttaatcAACAGATGCAGACAGTTAACTGCCACGATATTAATGAATCTGAATGCTGCCTATCTACAAAACATTTCTATTACTGCTACGCTTACGATGTCTTTGACAGTAACAAACTTGTGTGGCCATTTAACTGTGCAGCCTAGCATTGGTTGAGTACCACTTCTTCCACCAAtctgatgtgtatatatgtgtgtcacatatgggaaagtttgtcagtaacgaTAACTTATTTTACACACTGGCTTTATTGCATCCCGTGGGTCATTCATCCAACGTATCCATCGGTTTGCTTGCAGATCACAATAGGTGTTAAAGTGATGCATactgggtgttcaagtgatgcgtACCAAGTGTTAAAGTGACGTACTAATTTTGCAGATTCCATGTAAAAATTGGCTGTCTCACTCATCAGGATTTGAAATCGAATCTTTATGTCCGTAGTCTGGCTCTCTACCATCTCAGCTTTTGGGTATTCCTCGACTCCTATCGCTAGTATAAGCACTAGAAAACTGGTCCTGTTACACCGTTCTATGGAAGCCGGGTAAGGCCATCATCATACCATGATACTGTATTTTCTGGGTGCTGAgacttttcaacaacaacaacaacaacacctcaAGTGGCATAACGCCCTCTGTCCCaactatttaaaacaaataaagataaaCATGTTTGCATATCTGCATAGCGGATTAAATTTTATGAGCTACTATATTTGTTCTTTCGAGCAAATGTGTTACTTGCAGTAAGCAAAATATATCTGTTAAAGCTTCAAAATGAGTTGTTGCGTGCATCTCcacaaagttatttatttaaagctGTACACAGCATTGCTGAGGATTGGTTTTTGGTCTGTGGTATTTGATCAGAGAAAGCCAGTGATCAGAAATATCATTTTCCTTGAGTCTCGATAGATCAAGCTCTGCTGATAAAAAGTGTTTGAGGGCTATATAAACATAGAAATTTGCAGCATTCTTTCAGGCTAACGAAAGGAAACTTAGTGGGTACCTTTAAACTCTGTTTACCTTTGTTTGAAAAACTTAGTAAATTGGTTAATGCGAACAACTAACTTTGGGCTATGATAATATGAAGTAAATGTATGTGGTAAACCTATGTAGTTTGCCACCACGCCATATGTAATTCATAACATATTAAgagcttcatgtaagaccacatcAATATCGCTACTATATCAGCAAAATACATAGTCTCATAAGCCTATATATGTGCGTCACATACATGTTAATTATcatgaattttaatatttagaaaaatttGTCCCACTTTAGTTGCTAAAACATcgatttcatgaaataaatgactcttgccaaacaatgaaacaactGTGTAAGTCAGTTACTGTGTTTGGTTGAGGTGACAAAGCTAGACGATCAACCAGTTTTGGCTGTCTTTTGTCACCTTGGTCGCTTTGCGACCTCTGTGACAAAAGACGGCCTTGACTAGGTGATCATCCAGCTTGAATGCCTCAATCTCAGGCAGTaactgtaatgtacatgtaagaccaCATAGGAGAGCAGCTTTAACTACTTCTTGCAACAAAGACCCCATGCACAGCATAGTCAGCTGAACTAAACCACCAGGAGTAAAATACTTAGTATTAGCCATTTTGGTCCACAACAGATAATCTGAAAATCATTATTTCCCTTCGAAGCAACTGAAATCAGCTAATCAGCTGAAAATTCTCATCCCTGAATACAGGAATCTTGAAAATGCCTTGTCCGAGAATGAAACTGAGCCAAACATCTTTAATGGCCTACAAGTATGAATTAAATGGTAAATATACCACTCACTGACTAAAACAAAGTAGACGAGTCCTTTATCACCACTTTGTCATATGCTGCGAGAATGGTACATGAACATGCCCGTTCTAAACCAACCTTATCTGTGCTGCATCGGGGATCTCTGGCTGGGTGGGGTGGCCTCTGCTTCTCCGTCTTTGAAAGGACATGGGAATTCTGAACACTTGATCTCATTAATTTGTTTGCTGCATCTTCAGTTATAAAAtacctgtaaaacaaattaagataatttcattcacaaataaatgtataacaggATGACTGAAAGGTAAATGTTCAGTGTACAGGGGAGAGACATTGCTCTCATCCAAAAACTGGTATTGACAACTTAATGACTATTATAataagaaaacatgtttaatacaatgactgactgatttaatAGAATTGTGGTTTAAATGTTCTCTCTGAGATAAACAGTAACATGGAAGTAAATAAACCACTCAAGACCGTTAACACTTGATCACTTGTTTCATGTCACCTACCTGCGAGTCATTTTACACCCTTTCCTTACCCTTGCATTGAGACACATGGTGACATCACAAAATCTTTAAAACTGAACAGTGACACCCGTGATCGGTCAAACCATGTCCCACAATTATAATATTGTATTGGTGTAAACTCATTGGTTGTGTTAGATACAGTCAGGATATTAGCCTCAGGTGGCTATTTCAGCTCATCTCTTTGATTTGTACTGGGCTGGCAGAGTACCGGTATCTCAGGCACAGGAGCAGTCAATGGTAAAACATACACCGTTTCAAATCGACTTGATAATAAGCGAAAACTAGTGTGACAGTCATTGCTGAAGCTGGACTGGTGTGTGACCTAGTGGAATATACCTAGAATGTTGAGAGTGCAGGCGACCTGcgaggtaagagccaaagttgacacctgCTTTGGGCTATACACATCGTGTAGAATGGACTTCTTGGGCATGGTGTGAAACAGTGTGATGCTTGCCATACACTGCCGCTGCGGCTATGATACTCCGCCAGCCCCAGAAATGGAGAAGAGTTGAAATAGCCATTTGGGACTATGAGGGCATACGACCTTGTagtgaattttatttaaatatgtatatatattttttttaaatctaccTGACCCGACTTGATCTCCGTATTCTTATGCATTTAGTGCGTAATTTGGTAAGAATAAAAACGTCCTCGCTTCATCAGCGGAGGTGCGAGCCGAAGGTTAAAATATAAACGAATCGATCCTTTCTCAGTTCTGTTTACATTGGCAACAAGTCCTCATCCTGTAATGTAATGTATGTCACGCTATGCAAAGCATTTAACAATTCACGCTTTACACTTACGAAGTACACAATTACCTGCAACTTTATGTATCTTGGTgttacaacaataaaacaagggGAAAGGTAAAAATTGCTTTTGACAGACGCATCATTGGTTTCCACGCGGCCATGTTGACAAATACAAGTCTGCTTTTCATTGGAGAAAAACAAGTTGACCCtggtttgttttttaattcctttttcagttttatcgtTTGATATCTACTAAATCATCAGTGTTCTGTCGAAATATTACTCTGGACATTAGTTATTGTTTTCTTCAGTGCGGAATGCACAAAGATGTCGGCGCCCATAGACAACAATGTGGTTTCGTTTCAAGTTGATCTTGTGATCGTAGAGAAATAGCATGATTTATTTGAGATACCTCATTTGACATGTTACATTCATCTATTTATATTTGCCATGTTAGGTGATCTTGTCAGTGGACGAGAGAGATCCTCTGTTGTTTGCATCGAAGGTAAAAACACGCGATAAAcgcatggtgttgttgttgctcgTTCCCCCctgttaaataaattttaaccaGAGGAAAGTATCTGATTGTCTCCCTTCCAGAGACCAATTACACGTTCTTGAATATATCGttaaacatcatttaaataaataaatgaataaataaatcattttaggGATCCGGACTTGTAGAGTTTAGCCTTAGTCTCACCGAAGTTTAAACACTTCCTGGAATTATGCAAGTGTGATTTTTTCGTTATCTTCAAAAATAGTCTCATGCTATCTCTGATCGTGGTGACATGTCGAGAATAAGTGGTCAACGACACTCGTGTGACCCTTTGCGCATTGTAACGCTCATtgaatatggtgtgtatatctgtgtgtgACATGAGAAGTTTATTGTCAGTACCGGTAACGTGTCAAAGTTTGGTGTTTATCAGGCTCCTAGCTAGCGTTACTTGGAGTGGCGCAGTGCTACACCCCAATTCCCAGTGCCACACTGCCCCCAAACAATTCTCCTGATTACCATGCCCCTTTTTATTACTGCAGGAACTCCAGTTCCCTCCCCCCTGTATAAATTTACCACCaccgtaaaagtgaaaaaaaaaaatcatgaatataGCCGTTAACCaaccatgaaataaattaaagctgttaatTAAAAAGATTTTCAGCGTTCCAATATGAACTTTTCTTCCAGTAGTGCTAATCTCATTTTTGGTTGAATCATTTTTGTCTCGATGCCTAGGGATATCGAATGGTATTACACCAATGTCTTACTGGAGTATTTGATTAGGAGATATGGTGACTTCTAGTTTTgataaaaatcatttaaaaacatGCTGAAAAAGTTACTAATGTCACTGCATCCGTGCGATTTGAACTCTTTCTGAAAGGTCATGGAGAAAACACCCGCACTTTTGATCTCGACACACATGCGGGTGACAGCATAACGGAGGAATGCAAGGGGAAACAGCACGACACTTGAACACAAAGATGATGATTCAGTATTTGTTTCACATCTGAAAAGTATCCCCCCTTTCCCCTTAATCCACAGATTGATTTATCACACACACtaacacagcataaaacaccagccaaataaatcattcaatatTAAACATATTGGAAGAAACGCTGAATGCCAGTATGCATTGACATCCCACAATACTCCCACGAAACATATCAACTTGTCATTAAAATTCAggtaataaatttacatgttaacAGAACTGAAATGGTTTGAATGGAAAGAAAGTTATCCTAAATTATAAAgcatattttataacctttAATATcccctgtattttatgcatagtGTCAATGATCAGAAATTTCCAGCTTACTGGAAACCCGGTTGCAACTTACTGCTTAGTGCCTCCTAATTCGAGCTAAACATCCCCACTCaacctacccccccccccccccccccccaccctccttCTCCACAATCCCTTAttaagtgaaatttttgtcAAAGCTATCACCACTGACGTCACCACTACAGGCTACTTAATACCCAGACTGACTGATGGGGCCTTAAAAAACTGTTTGAAGCCATTTTTTCAGAACCAGAATAAAGCTAAGAAGCTATCTTTTTtaagtacttttatatgtttagACACACcctaaactgcatattaagaaataaaaagaaatgtgtCCTTTAACTTTGTACTGCTCagatttattgatgtttaaatgtatcaaatttgtgttttcattcaGCATTTATCTCTTTCAGATACTGTTGAACTGTCTGGTTTACAGTTATTGTGCTCTTTTGTTAAAAGTTTATTAAAGAGGTAATTACTGTCATAAACTAATTAATGACATAAAGTAATATTTGCTTAATAACCCCATGTATAGTGATCATAAATGTCGTGTGTTATTGGCATTCATAGAGGGCTTTATCAGGGGAAATAACTATAATATGATCCCTCTTTAATTCCTAGAGACCgaatttctatttatttgatcaggGTCTAAGATttcttgttatatttttttaaataaaaactttttttaattatgtaaatatattttcaatgaCAACATACTTTATTTACAGTGATTTCATGATTTGTAAATAATCCCTAGGAAAGCTTAATTTGAAGATTGAccttttgtattttatgttttaccttGATTGAATTCTCTTTCAGACTAGACAAGgttcatattttgtgttttgagcCTCCTTCACAACTCCTCAACCCATGTGAAAGgtcagcaaatgtcttttttttgtgatttgatATGAAATTTGTGTGTTAGGTACGTTATAGATCTAATTGCAGCTTTAAGTTAGCATGTTTTTTCAGATATCTCTCTATAAACAGTGGGTTATTCTGGGCataccagtttcctccaccactCACAAACCTGTTATAAAGATATCACACAAAAACTCCCCGCATCCTTATTCATAGATTAATCTGTATAAGTGTGGCATTAAGCAGTGATCATGATCAACTCTTGCAGATTCATTTCCCAAATATGTTCAATGAATTTACTTCATCTAAGCATATTTTACACCAGAGAAATGTGGCTGTATAAATGGTTTACCCAGAAACATTCAGATTGTTGTAGACACACACAAGGAAACATTGTTGCATACACAAGAAGATGCCTGCAAGTGAACTTGGTTGTATACACATGGAAATGCTGTTGTATAAGCAAGGAAATCTTTTGTAGGAAATATGTTCAAGGAAAACTTTGGAATGGATCTGCTAAGAAACATTGCTATGTATGCAAAGAATGGATGTGCTAAGAAACATTGCTGTGTGTGCAAGGAATGGATGTGCTACAAAACATTGCTGTGTATGCAAGGAAATGGATGTGCTACGAAACATTGTTGTGTATTCAAGGAATGGATGTGGTACAAAACATTGCTGTGTATGCAAGGAATGGATGTGCTACGAAACATTGCTGTGTATGCATGGAATGGATGTGCTACGAAACATTGCTGTGTATGCAAGGAGTGGATGTGCTAGAAAACATTGCTGTGTATGCAAGGAGTGGATGTGCTAGAAAACATTGCTGTGTATGCAAGGAATGGATGTGCTACAAAACATTGCTGTGTATGCAAGGAGTGGATGTGCTACAAAACATTGCTGTGTATGCAAGGAGTGGATGCGCTACGAAACATTGCTGTGTATGCAAGGAATGGATGTGCTACAAAACATTGCTGTGTATGCAAGGAGTGGATGTGCTACAAAACATTACTGTGTATGCAAGGAATGGATGTGCTACAAAACATTACTGTATATGCAATGGAATGGATGTGCTACGAAACATTGCTGTGTATGCAAAGAATGGATGTGCTAGAAAACATTGCTGTGTATGCAAGGAATGGATGTGCTACAAAACATTGCTGTGTATGCAAGGAATGGATGTGCTATGAAACATTGCTGTGTATGCAAAGAATGGATGTGCTACGAAACATTGCTGTGTATGCAAGGAGTGGATGTGCTAGAAAACATTGCTGTGTATGCAAGGAATGGATGTGCTACAAAACATTACTGTGTATGCAAGGGAATGGATGTGCTACAAAACATTGCTGTGTATGCAAGAAATGGATGTGCTATGAAACATTGCTGTGTATGCAAGGAATGTATGTGCTACAAAACATTACTGTGTATGCAAGGAGTGGATGTGCTACAAAACATTGCTGTGTATGCAAGGAATGGATGTGCTAGAAAACATTGCTATGTATGCAATGGAATGGATGTGCTAGAAAACATTGCTGTGTATGCAATGAAATGGATGTGCTACGAAACATTGCTGTGTATGCAAAGAATGGATGTGCTACGAAATGTCGTTGTGTGTGTAAGGAAACCTTGTATatgcaaaaaaacattttaaatgcaGAAAATGTATGTGTGAGGACACATTTTTGTATGTGGAAGGAACATATCCACAAGGAAACGTGTATGTGAGGAAACATTGCTTTTCTCACATACACAATGCTTTCCTCTGGGCTAAGGTTTTTCTTgtcataaaacagcaatcatgAAAACTTATGAAGAAATTCATATGAATTTTGCAAAGAGAAATGTGTGTGAAAACTGTCAATCAGATGGTTTACTACTCTGTGATAACTCTCAATGAATTGTCCTACAAGTGTACCTGCAAACCCTGTGTTTTTCAAACGCtgaatgtttgtttgatgttatcTCAATTATTCCAGGCTGCTCATACACGATGGATTTTCAGATACATTTGGATGGCTGGGAACGCCATCATGTCTGAATGTGAACTCTGACATCGAGAAATATTTGTCAGACCAAAGTCAAAGGTCTGGTCAAGCCTCAGCCAATCAGAGATCAGCTGTTGTCATAGATACACTCACCCCACTGATCACCCAACATGGTGCTGTGAAAAGCTGTCAGATTGTACAAAACCTTTGTAAAGCTAAACTTAAGGGTAAGTGCTGAGTGGGATTTTGTGATTTATGAGACTTGTTTAAAGCATTAGAGCAGCATATTGACCAAAATTAACATTCTGTTATCCTgcaactttttcacatttttgcaaaGTGATTATtgaaacatattctgaaggcattcttCTTTGCAGTCTGTCAGAATTATACTTTtcgtaaagccctgaaacttcCCAATCCAACCAAgggtagttttgtctccaaaattaaattacggatgtgcataaattgcatggaaagttgctctttcgcaAAAACATTGAGAAATTAGGCTATGTGTCTTAAAGCCTGCTGTTTCATAACCAGACATTTAATAAGCACATGTAAGACAGGAAGCATAGTGATTTGTGGCCAGTGTAGGATTTCAATTGACTTGTATGTGTggaaaaattaatttcatttcatagcCAGCTTTGTTTTTTCAAGGTGGAAATCATTTTTCTTACTCCTGATTTGTAATTGAGTTGAACATTTTGGAATATGTGTTACAGATGTACTGAAATCTGCAAATCTTCTCAAATGATGTTGTCATAATGACTAATGACGAcggatgttgttgtttttgaagGAGGAAATATTGCCCAGGTTGTGTTCCTTCTGCATGGCGATCTCCATAGTGACCACAGCCTCACTTTGATTCATCATGTGACCTCCTCAGTTTTGAAGATCTGCCCATCCAAGTCACCAAACCATGCAGCAATATGTAATATACTTCACAAGAAACCATCTGGAAAAGTCATTAAACTTGTAAGTGTAAAGGTcagaagaaattaaaaaatgaaaattcaggTGCAGTTGTAATTATAAGTGTACTGATGTTCAGAAGAAATTGACTGGAAAAGttaaattacaaattacaaaaaatgcCACCATACCATTGTGATCACAAGAGGTTATCTTCAAAAAGgttttagggggcctccgtggctcagtcggttaaagcgctagcgcagcgtaatgacccaggagtctctcaccaatgcggtcgctgtgagttcaagtccagctcatgctggcttcctctccggccgtacgtgagaaggtctgccagcaacctgcggatggtcgtgggtttcccccgggctctgcccggtttccacccaccataatgctggccgccgtcgtataagtgaaatattcttgagtacggcgtaaaacaccaatcaaaaaaaaaaaaaaaatcaaaaaggtTTTATGAACTTGAAGTTGCAACATGTTGTCTTCACGCAAGAAAGCCTGTGCGTATGGAACGGATGTGCATAATGGTATCATTGTTTAGACAGCAAACCAGTGAATTTCTGCAAAACAGTAATAgtcttttttgtacatgtatactggagTGCTAAATATCattacattgttttttgtttgtgccAGATTattagttttcagtttttgagACCGATGCAATGTCg belongs to Liolophura sinensis isolate JHLJ2023 chromosome 9, CUHK_Ljap_v2, whole genome shotgun sequence and includes:
- the LOC135475745 gene encoding elongator complex protein 5-like, producing MLGDLVSGRERSSVVCIEDTVELSGLQLLCSFVKSLLKRLDKVHILCFEPPSQLLNPCERLLIHDGFSDTFGWLGTPSCLNVNSDIEKYLSDQSQRSGQASANQRSAVVIDTLTPLITQHGAVKSCQIVQNLCKAKLKGGNIAQVVFLLHGDLHSDHSLTLIHHVTSSVLKICPSKSPNHAAICNILHKKPSGKVIKLSEHFDVNSSLDVQNVEEWKPSNAMATDVSESQLDPTANLTFNLSLTDEEKQARSKLVLPYTKAMDRPVIGTDNTSGGGEGGKIFYQPDEADDFDEEDPDDDLDI
- the LOC135475444 gene encoding UBX domain-containing protein 10-like, translated to MSFQRRRSRGHPTQPEIPDAAQIRKFQRTVPCSQPQSTKTNELLKMVQPGHHHGYQPAPPHRPPSARSTSRRASQFRPPSREKTSYNLYESRLSQGSSTDNPSRDVYSRASSVSVSRPSSSLSKYNPLPPIGYRTVHQFETDIGDTTDLSNSFRKLSVDICVPSGEDSSEACYSAGYNKSTDFTRQTLVTQGRRETTSTIQTRQKTTLGEKSSHVNRVMSPNRTEKEENGNVTAENLTLDILSPGRSDDRPEKLTIALKLPDGRRFQQCFPVASSLQSVLQFVETESGLNFNGFSLIQNSPKRIFNDLSQTLVDCQLEDRTLLYIDKDD